The Mycolicibacterium mageritense genome contains a region encoding:
- a CDS encoding ATP-dependent helicase, protein MTALATPQYSPAELSAALGLFPPTEEQAAVIAAPPGPLVVIAGAGAGKTETMAARVVWLVANGFATPAQVLGLTFTRKAAGQLLRRVRTRLARLAGAGLAPEAGDDAGESATVSTYHAFAGTLLREHGLLLPVEPDTRLLSETELWQLAYDVVCAHPGELAIDKTPAAVTAMVLRLSGALAEHLVDTDQLRDTHVELERLVHTLPAGPYQRDRGPSQWLLRMLATQTERTELVPLIDALHARMRADKVMDFGMQMAAAARLASRFPQVGEQLRERYRVVLLDEYQDTGHAQRVALSALFGGGADDGLALTAVGDPIQSIYGWRGASATNLPRFTTDFPYSDGTPAPTLELRTSWRNPPSALHVANAVSAEARRRSVTVRELLPRPDAEPGTIRCALLSDVEAERDWVADHLARRYHGAMAGGTPAPTAAVLVRRNADAAPMADALTARGVPVEVVGVAGLLAVPEVADLVAMLRLVADPAAGSAVMRILTGPRWRFGARDIAALWHRAVELDDRPAGEQTAADIVAQAAPDADAACLADAICDPGAAEQYSPKGYERIVALGRELTMLRAHLSHPLPELVAEVRRVLGLDAEARAARPVAAGWVGTEHLDRFTDLVADFAARSGASVSALLAYLDAAVTVENGLAPAELAVSHDRVQILTVHAAKGLEWQVVAVPHLSGRVFPSTASQRTWLTDSSDLPPLLRGDRATMSEIGVPVLDTSDVNDRKILSDKISDHKRSLEQRRIDEERRLLYVAITRAEDTLLISGHHWGATESKPRGPSEFLTEIKTVIDDAAADGRPCGEIEQWAPDPTAGETNPLRDNAVEATWPAAPGSRPEVNRGAELVAGAMAGDLPESGGADDHPLAVDDGWAADVDALLAERDREPQAPVVELPGQVSVSTLVELSRDRQAALQRIRRRLPQRPDPHALLGTAFHEWVQRYYHAERLFDLDDLPGAVDSDSGRDVEEELSALQDAFVMSRWAARTPIEVEVPFDMVIGASVVRGRIDAVFAGDDGTTTVVDWKTGDPPTTPEAKQQAAIQLAVYRLAWAALRGCAPDSVQAAFHYVRSGQTVSPDGLPGAEELAALLAQQDAQELR, encoded by the coding sequence ATGACGGCGCTCGCGACGCCGCAGTACAGTCCGGCCGAATTGTCCGCCGCCCTGGGCCTGTTCCCGCCGACCGAGGAGCAGGCCGCGGTGATCGCTGCGCCGCCCGGACCGCTCGTGGTGATCGCCGGGGCCGGTGCCGGCAAGACCGAGACCATGGCGGCCCGCGTGGTGTGGTTGGTCGCCAACGGTTTCGCCACTCCCGCACAGGTTCTCGGGCTCACGTTCACCCGCAAAGCCGCGGGGCAACTGCTGCGCCGGGTGCGCACCCGGCTGGCCCGGCTCGCGGGGGCCGGCCTCGCGCCGGAGGCAGGCGACGATGCGGGCGAGTCGGCCACCGTCAGCACCTACCACGCCTTCGCGGGCACACTGCTGCGTGAACACGGCCTGCTGCTGCCCGTCGAACCCGACACCCGGCTGCTCAGCGAGACCGAGCTGTGGCAGCTCGCATACGACGTGGTGTGTGCGCATCCCGGCGAGCTGGCGATCGACAAGACCCCTGCCGCGGTCACCGCGATGGTGTTGCGGTTGTCGGGCGCGCTCGCCGAGCATCTCGTCGACACCGACCAGTTGCGGGACACCCACGTCGAATTGGAACGGCTTGTGCACACGCTGCCTGCCGGGCCCTATCAACGTGACCGCGGGCCCAGCCAGTGGCTGCTGCGGATGCTGGCCACCCAGACCGAACGCACCGAGCTGGTGCCGCTGATCGACGCACTGCACGCGCGCATGCGTGCCGACAAGGTGATGGACTTCGGGATGCAGATGGCGGCCGCGGCCCGGCTGGCGTCACGTTTTCCGCAGGTGGGCGAGCAGCTGCGGGAGCGCTACCGGGTGGTGCTGCTCGACGAGTACCAGGACACCGGACACGCTCAGCGGGTGGCACTTTCGGCGCTGTTCGGCGGGGGAGCCGACGACGGCCTTGCGCTCACCGCGGTCGGCGACCCGATCCAGTCGATCTATGGGTGGCGCGGCGCCTCGGCAACCAACCTGCCGCGGTTCACCACCGATTTTCCCTACTCGGACGGCACCCCGGCGCCCACCCTCGAGCTGCGGACCAGCTGGCGCAATCCGCCCAGTGCGCTGCATGTCGCCAACGCGGTGTCGGCCGAGGCGCGGCGGCGGTCGGTGACGGTGCGCGAGCTGCTGCCGCGGCCCGATGCGGAGCCGGGCACCATCCGGTGTGCGCTGCTGTCCGATGTCGAAGCCGAACGCGATTGGGTGGCAGACCATTTGGCGCGGCGCTACCACGGTGCGATGGCCGGTGGAACGCCCGCCCCTACGGCGGCGGTGCTGGTTCGGCGCAACGCCGACGCCGCGCCGATGGCTGACGCACTGACCGCGCGCGGTGTGCCCGTCGAAGTGGTCGGTGTGGCCGGGTTGCTTGCGGTACCCGAGGTGGCCGATCTCGTGGCAATGCTGCGACTCGTGGCCGATCCCGCCGCTGGGTCCGCTGTGATGCGTATCCTCACCGGACCGCGGTGGCGGTTCGGTGCGCGCGACATCGCTGCGTTGTGGCACCGCGCGGTGGAGCTCGACGACCGTCCGGCGGGAGAGCAGACCGCCGCGGACATCGTGGCGCAGGCCGCTCCCGACGCCGACGCCGCGTGCCTGGCCGATGCCATCTGCGATCCTGGGGCCGCCGAACAGTATTCGCCGAAGGGCTATGAGCGGATCGTCGCCCTGGGGCGGGAATTGACCATGCTGCGTGCCCATCTGAGCCATCCGCTTCCCGAGTTGGTCGCCGAGGTGCGCCGCGTGCTCGGCCTGGATGCCGAGGCGCGGGCGGCCCGCCCCGTGGCGGCGGGCTGGGTAGGAACCGAGCATCTCGACAGGTTCACCGACCTGGTCGCCGACTTCGCCGCGCGGTCGGGCGCATCGGTGTCGGCGTTGCTGGCTTACCTCGACGCCGCAGTCACCGTCGAGAACGGCCTGGCCCCAGCAGAATTGGCAGTATCGCACGATCGGGTGCAGATCCTCACCGTGCACGCCGCGAAAGGCCTGGAGTGGCAAGTGGTGGCCGTGCCACACCTCAGCGGGCGCGTGTTTCCGTCGACCGCGTCGCAACGCACCTGGCTCACCGACTCCTCGGATCTGCCGCCGTTGCTGCGCGGCGATCGCGCGACGATGTCCGAGATCGGCGTGCCGGTACTGGACACGTCGGATGTCAACGACCGGAAGATCCTGTCGGACAAGATCTCCGACCACAAGCGCAGTCTCGAGCAACGGCGCATCGACGAAGAGCGCAGGCTGCTGTACGTCGCGATCACCCGCGCCGAGGACACCCTGCTGATCTCGGGGCACCACTGGGGAGCCACGGAAAGCAAACCGCGCGGCCCGTCGGAGTTCCTCACCGAGATCAAGACCGTCATCGACGATGCCGCCGCGGACGGCAGACCGTGCGGTGAGATCGAGCAGTGGGCGCCTGACCCAACGGCAGGTGAGACCAATCCGCTGCGGGACAACGCGGTCGAAGCGACGTGGCCCGCCGCACCCGGATCCCGGCCCGAGGTGAACAGGGGCGCCGAACTGGTGGCCGGCGCAATGGCCGGCGACCTGCCCGAGTCCGGCGGTGCCGACGACCATCCGCTCGCCGTCGACGACGGGTGGGCCGCCGACGTCGATGCGCTACTGGCTGAACGTGACCGGGAACCGCAAGCTCCGGTCGTCGAACTACCCGGTCAGGTGTCGGTGAGCACGCTCGTCGAATTGAGCCGGGACCGGCAGGCCGCCTTGCAGCGGATTCGTCGTCGGCTGCCGCAGCGTCCCGATCCGCACGCCTTGCTGGGCACCGCATTCCACGAATGGGTGCAGCGCTACTACCACGCCGAGCGGCTGTTCGATCTCGACGACCTGCCCGGGGCGGTGGACAGTGACAGCGGCCGTGACGTCGAGGAGGAGCTCTCGGCGCTGCAGGATGCCTTCGTGATGTCACGCTGGGCGGCCCGCACCCCGATCGAGGTGGAGGTTCCGTTCGACATGGTCATCGGCGCCAGTGTGGTCCGAGGCCGTATCGACGCGGTCTTTGCGGGCGACGACGGCACCACCACGGTGGTGGACTGGAAGACGGGCGACCCGCCGACCACGCCGGAGGCCAAGCAACAGGCGGCCATTCAGCTCGCGGTCTACCGGCTGGCGTGGGCGGCACTGCGGGGCTGTGCGCCGGACTCGGTGCAGGCCGCGTTCCACTATGTCCGGTCGGGGCAGACCGTCAGCCCAGATGGGCTACCCGGGGCCGAGGAACTTGCCGCGTTGCTGGCCCAGCAGGACGCTCAGGAGTTGCGGTAG
- the nudC gene encoding NAD(+) diphosphatase produces MHFQLRNVPLLSRVGADRADVLRTDIDAATAGWADALLLRVDRRNQVLISEGRVVLGKAAAIGDKPPEHAVFLGRLHDGRHVWAVRGALEGPEDPDAETEVLDLRRAGQVFDDTSAQLVATATALLNWHDNARFSAIDGAATKPIKAGWSRVNAHNGHEEFPRIDPAVICLVHDGHDRAVLARQTVWPERLFSILAGFVEAGESFESCVVREISEEIGLTVTDVQYLGSQPWPFPRSLMVGFHALGDPEQPFSFNDGEIAEAEWFTRAEIRDALEHGDWSSESPSRLLLPGSISIAREIIESWAALD; encoded by the coding sequence ATGCACTTTCAGTTACGCAACGTTCCGCTGCTCTCCAGGGTCGGGGCCGACCGCGCCGACGTGCTGCGCACCGACATCGACGCAGCGACCGCGGGGTGGGCCGACGCGCTGCTGCTCCGGGTGGACCGACGCAACCAGGTGCTCATCTCGGAGGGCCGGGTGGTGCTCGGCAAGGCCGCCGCGATCGGTGACAAGCCGCCCGAGCACGCCGTGTTCCTTGGCCGCCTGCACGACGGCCGGCACGTGTGGGCGGTACGCGGTGCGCTCGAGGGGCCCGAGGATCCCGACGCCGAGACCGAGGTGCTCGATCTGCGCCGCGCCGGCCAGGTCTTCGACGACACCAGCGCGCAACTCGTGGCGACCGCGACGGCCCTGCTCAACTGGCACGACAACGCGCGGTTCAGCGCGATCGACGGAGCGGCGACCAAGCCCATCAAGGCCGGCTGGTCCCGCGTCAACGCGCACAACGGTCACGAGGAGTTTCCCCGCATCGACCCGGCGGTGATCTGCCTGGTCCACGACGGTCACGACCGTGCGGTGCTCGCTCGTCAGACGGTGTGGCCCGAGCGGTTGTTCTCGATCCTGGCCGGGTTCGTCGAGGCCGGGGAGTCCTTCGAATCCTGCGTCGTGCGGGAGATCTCCGAAGAGATCGGCCTGACCGTCACCGATGTGCAGTACCTGGGCAGTCAGCCCTGGCCGTTCCCGCGCTCGCTCATGGTCGGATTCCACGCGTTGGGTGACCCGGAACAGCCCTTCTCGTTCAACGACGGCGAGATCGCCGAGGCCGAGTGGTTCACCCGGGCCGAGATCCGCGATGCGCTCGAACACGGCGATTGGAGCAGCGAATCCCCGTCCCGGCTGTTGCTGCCGGGGTCGATCTCCATCGCCCGCGAGATCATCGAGTCCTGGGCCGCCCTCGACTGA
- a CDS encoding mycoredoxin — MTAASPALTMYTTTWCGYCSRLKMALKSEGIAWTEVDIEADPAAAEFVGSVNGGNHVVPTVKFADGSTLTNPSIKQVKAKLG, encoded by the coding sequence ATGACTGCTGCATCTCCCGCGCTGACCATGTACACCACCACATGGTGCGGCTACTGCTCCCGGCTCAAGATGGCACTGAAGTCCGAGGGCATCGCCTGGACCGAGGTGGACATCGAGGCCGACCCGGCCGCCGCGGAGTTTGTCGGCTCGGTCAACGGCGGCAACCATGTCGTCCCGACGGTCAAGTTCGCCGACGGATCCACGTTGACCAACCCGAGCATCAAGCAGGTCAAAGCCAAGCTCGGCTGA
- a CDS encoding potassium channel family protein, with product MAKGRLRRRLAAIDESLTSRPDAALTDVLRIPEPFVSPGRRIAMRVLYALGALFAAVLIVYLDRYGYRDVDSTPNANDPLSFLDCLYYATVSLSTTGYGDITPYTDSARLVNVLVITPLRVAFLIVLIGTTVETLTTQSRQALKIQRWRSRVRNHTVVIGYGTKGRTAVAAMVGDEVAPADIVVVDENASALERAKGAGLVTVHGDATKSDILRLASAQHAKSIIVATDDDASAVLVTLTARELAPKAKIIAAAREAENQHLLRQSGADSTVVSSETAGRLLGIATQTPSVVEMMEDLLTPDAGFAIAEREVTPKEEGGSPRHLHDIVLGVVRDGHLVRVDAPEVDALEAGDRLLYIRSADAER from the coding sequence GTGGCTAAAGGCAGGCTGCGGCGCCGGCTCGCCGCGATCGACGAAAGTCTGACCTCGCGGCCCGACGCCGCGCTCACGGACGTGCTCCGCATCCCCGAGCCGTTCGTCAGTCCGGGCCGCCGCATCGCCATGCGGGTGCTTTACGCACTGGGAGCGCTGTTCGCCGCGGTGCTAATCGTCTATCTCGACCGCTACGGATACCGCGACGTCGACAGCACGCCCAACGCCAACGACCCGCTGTCGTTCCTGGACTGCCTGTACTACGCGACCGTGTCGCTGTCCACCACCGGATACGGCGACATCACGCCCTACACCGACTCCGCGCGGCTGGTCAACGTCCTGGTGATCACGCCGCTGCGCGTGGCGTTCCTGATCGTCCTCATCGGTACCACGGTGGAAACGCTGACCACCCAGTCGCGGCAGGCGCTGAAGATCCAGCGATGGAGGAGCAGAGTGCGTAACCACACCGTCGTCATCGGATACGGCACCAAGGGCCGCACCGCCGTCGCAGCCATGGTCGGCGACGAGGTCGCGCCGGCCGACATCGTCGTCGTCGACGAGAACGCCTCGGCGCTCGAACGCGCCAAAGGTGCCGGTCTGGTCACCGTGCACGGCGATGCCACCAAATCCGACATCCTGCGGCTGGCCAGTGCCCAGCACGCCAAGTCGATCATCGTCGCGACCGACGACGACGCCAGCGCCGTGCTGGTCACCTTGACCGCCCGCGAGCTCGCCCCCAAGGCGAAGATCATCGCCGCCGCCCGGGAAGCCGAGAACCAGCACCTGCTGCGGCAGTCGGGTGCGGATTCGACCGTGGTGTCCTCGGAGACCGCGGGCCGCCTGCTGGGCATCGCGACGCAGACGCCCAGCGTGGTGGAGATGATGGAAGACCTGCTGACGCCCGATGCCGGGTTCGCGATCGCCGAGCGTGAGGTCACCCCGAAGGAGGAGGGCGGCTCACCGCGGCATCTGCACGACATTGTGCTGGGTGTCGTCCGCGACGGCCATCTGGTCCGGGTCGACGCTCCCGAAGTCGACGCGCTGGAAGCTGGCGACCGACTGCTCTACATCCGCAGCGCGGATGCCGAGCGGTGA
- a CDS encoding DoxX family protein, which translates to MTAPEPQRTAAATTAHRLAALLLGMGVLHFAAPKPFDTIIPTELPGTPRFYTYASGVGELATGALLAAPRTRRLGALAAVTLFVAVFPANVNMVRLWWNKPWPMRIGAIARLPLQIPMVTSALKVYRNS; encoded by the coding sequence ATGACCGCACCCGAGCCACAGCGGACTGCCGCCGCAACGACCGCCCACCGCCTCGCCGCGCTCCTGCTCGGCATGGGAGTGCTGCATTTCGCCGCACCCAAACCGTTCGACACCATCATCCCGACCGAGCTGCCCGGCACCCCGCGCTTCTATACGTATGCCTCCGGAGTCGGCGAGTTGGCGACGGGAGCGCTGTTGGCGGCACCACGCACGCGGCGCCTCGGCGCGCTGGCGGCCGTGACGTTGTTCGTCGCGGTGTTTCCCGCCAACGTGAACATGGTCCGGTTGTGGTGGAACAAACCGTGGCCGATGCGTATCGGCGCGATCGCTCGGCTGCCCCTGCAGATCCCGATGGTCACGTCGGCGCTGAAGGTCTACCGCAACTCCTGA
- a CDS encoding dihydrodipicolinate synthase family protein, with amino-acid sequence MPTAEIHGIIAYPVTPFTADDELDTGKLAALVERLVADGAHAIAPLGSTGESAYLTEAEFDAVIDITIDVVGRRVPVIIGASDLTTANTIRRARYAERAGADAVMVLPISYWKLSEREIAQHYAAIGAAIGIPIMVYNNPATSGIDMRPELLVQMFKDIDNVTMIKESTGDLTRMLRIAELSGGQLPFYNGNNPLVLKAFNAGAKGWCTAAPNLRPQQCLDLYDATRAGDGARAESLYEELRPLLEFIVAGGLPTTVKAGLELLGQGVGDPRPPLLPLDDTGRDELRRLLA; translated from the coding sequence ATGCCCACAGCCGAAATCCACGGCATCATCGCCTATCCGGTCACCCCGTTCACCGCGGACGACGAGCTCGACACGGGCAAGCTCGCCGCCCTGGTCGAACGCCTGGTGGCCGACGGAGCACATGCGATCGCCCCACTGGGCAGCACCGGCGAATCCGCCTATCTCACCGAAGCCGAGTTCGACGCGGTCATCGACATCACCATCGACGTCGTCGGCCGCCGCGTGCCGGTCATCATCGGCGCCTCGGACCTGACGACTGCCAACACCATTCGCCGCGCCCGGTACGCCGAACGCGCCGGGGCCGACGCTGTCATGGTGCTGCCGATCTCGTATTGGAAGCTCTCCGAACGCGAAATCGCCCAGCACTACGCCGCGATCGGCGCCGCCATCGGAATACCGATCATGGTGTACAACAACCCCGCGACGAGCGGCATCGACATGCGTCCCGAACTGCTGGTGCAGATGTTCAAGGACATCGACAACGTGACCATGATCAAGGAATCCACCGGCGACCTCACGCGCATGCTACGGATCGCCGAACTCAGCGGCGGGCAGTTGCCCTTCTACAACGGCAACAACCCGTTGGTGCTCAAGGCCTTCAACGCGGGCGCCAAGGGCTGGTGCACCGCCGCGCCCAACCTGCGGCCGCAACAGTGCCTGGACCTCTACGACGCGACCCGGGCCGGCGACGGCGCCCGGGCCGAGTCGTTGTACGAGGAGCTGCGGCCGCTGCTGGAGTTTATCGTGGCCGGTGGTCTGCCCACGACGGTCAAGGCCGGCCTCGAGCTGCTGGGCCAGGGTGTCGGTGATCCGCGCCCGCCGCTGTTGCCGCTCGACGACACCGGTCGCGATGAGTTGCGTCGGCTCCTTGCCTGA
- a CDS encoding acyl-CoA dehydrogenase family protein: protein MTVDPDLADMMSAVCAAHREAHERGAGVDELWAQLTELGLVRLTGSEESGGSGAGWVEAAELLCAAAFHGVSAPVAEHDLLACWLLETAGLPIDASRRTACLLDAAGAARGVPWAATSERVVVIWHDGAAHQIADVQSSALSVTPGRNTAGEPRDAVAVDVATLTGTPVPDAVVVQCRLRAALIRAIQVCGALDRILELSVAHAGERIQFGRPLAKFQAVQHLVADIAAEAALARAATEGVLAEAVRTDWTSESLDFLVAVARSCVGHAASVGVRNAHQVHGAIGTTREHRLHEFTLPALAWRSEYGSVQYWDDKLTDHATAAGVDGLWPLVTGTS from the coding sequence ATGACGGTGGATCCGGACCTGGCGGACATGATGTCGGCGGTGTGCGCGGCCCACCGAGAGGCGCATGAGCGTGGCGCAGGCGTGGACGAACTGTGGGCGCAGCTGACCGAGCTCGGCCTGGTCCGTCTGACCGGGTCCGAGGAATCGGGCGGCAGTGGGGCCGGGTGGGTCGAGGCGGCCGAATTACTGTGTGCCGCAGCGTTTCACGGAGTGAGCGCGCCGGTGGCAGAACACGACCTGCTGGCCTGCTGGTTGCTGGAGACCGCGGGGCTGCCGATCGACGCGTCGCGCCGGACCGCATGCCTGCTCGACGCGGCCGGCGCGGCCCGCGGGGTGCCGTGGGCCGCGACGTCAGAACGCGTCGTGGTGATTTGGCACGACGGCGCAGCGCATCAGATCGCAGACGTCCAGTCCTCGGCATTGTCGGTCACGCCGGGCCGCAACACCGCCGGAGAACCCCGGGATGCCGTCGCGGTGGACGTCGCAACGCTCACCGGAACCCCGGTGCCCGACGCAGTGGTTGTGCAGTGCCGGTTGCGGGCCGCGCTGATCAGGGCCATCCAGGTGTGCGGCGCGCTCGACCGCATCTTGGAGCTGTCGGTCGCGCATGCCGGTGAACGGATCCAGTTCGGCAGGCCGTTGGCGAAGTTTCAGGCCGTGCAGCATCTGGTCGCCGACATCGCCGCGGAAGCGGCGCTCGCGCGTGCCGCCACCGAGGGCGTGCTGGCCGAGGCGGTGCGCACCGACTGGACTTCGGAAAGTCTCGATTTTCTTGTTGCAGTGGCACGTTCGTGCGTCGGACACGCAGCGTCGGTGGGGGTGCGCAATGCACACCAGGTTCACGGTGCGATCGGTACCACGCGTGAACATCGTCTGCACGAATTCACTCTGCCCGCGCTGGCCTGGCGTTCGGAGTACGGCTCGGTGCAGTACTGGGACGACAAGCTGACCGATCACGCCACCGCTGCGGGTGTCGACGGGCTGTGGCCGTTGGTCACCGGCACCTCCTGA
- a CDS encoding acyl-CoA dehydrogenase family protein gives MTMARLVPAVAGDPHALDELRLQVRRFVAEEQSAGRVGRYADSWLTGWDEDFSRALAARGWIGMTVPVEYGGHGRSHQERFVVTEELLAAGAPVGAHWIADRQIVPSLLKYGTEVQKRKFLPAIAKGECYFGIGMSEPDSGSDLASVRTKAEQVDGGWHVSGAKVWTSGAHLAHAFICLARTAPVDPAHRHDGLSQFIVDLRAPGVDIRPIVSMNGKHHFNEVILDGVFVPDDMVFGAVGDGWRQVTSELSFERSGPERFLSTFPLLAAVAGHMADGALPRHTDLGRHVARIAGLHQMSLAVAGALERHEPADTAAAVVKVLGTATEGDIADFADLLGDVDDDAYRAMLADAVVQRPGFTLRGGTNEILRGVIARGLGMR, from the coding sequence GTGACCATGGCCAGGCTCGTACCCGCAGTTGCCGGTGACCCGCATGCACTCGACGAGCTCAGGCTGCAGGTCCGCCGGTTCGTCGCCGAGGAGCAGAGTGCCGGCCGGGTCGGGCGTTATGCCGACAGCTGGCTCACCGGGTGGGACGAAGACTTCAGCCGCGCACTGGCCGCCCGCGGGTGGATCGGGATGACGGTGCCGGTCGAGTACGGCGGGCACGGCCGTAGCCACCAGGAGCGGTTCGTGGTCACCGAGGAACTGCTGGCCGCCGGCGCTCCCGTCGGCGCACATTGGATCGCCGACCGGCAGATCGTCCCGTCGCTGCTGAAGTACGGCACCGAGGTGCAGAAGCGGAAATTCTTGCCCGCCATAGCCAAAGGCGAGTGCTACTTCGGGATCGGGATGAGCGAGCCGGATTCGGGCTCGGACCTGGCCAGCGTGCGCACCAAGGCCGAGCAGGTCGACGGCGGTTGGCACGTGAGCGGTGCCAAGGTGTGGACGTCGGGTGCGCATCTGGCGCATGCGTTCATCTGCCTGGCCCGCACCGCACCGGTCGACCCCGCGCACCGCCATGACGGGCTCAGCCAGTTCATCGTCGACCTGCGGGCGCCCGGCGTCGACATCCGGCCCATCGTTTCGATGAACGGCAAACACCACTTCAACGAGGTCATCCTCGACGGCGTGTTCGTGCCCGACGACATGGTGTTCGGCGCCGTCGGCGACGGCTGGCGCCAGGTGACCTCGGAGCTCAGCTTCGAACGCAGTGGGCCAGAACGGTTTCTGTCGACCTTCCCACTGCTGGCAGCAGTTGCGGGGCACATGGCCGACGGTGCGTTGCCGCGACATACCGACCTAGGCCGTCACGTCGCGCGGATCGCCGGACTGCATCAGATGTCCTTGGCCGTCGCGGGCGCGTTGGAGCGGCACGAACCTGCCGACACCGCGGCCGCCGTGGTGAAGGTGCTCGGCACGGCGACCGAGGGCGACATCGCCGACTTCGCCGATCTGCTCGGTGACGTCGACGACGACGCGTACCGCGCCATGCTTGCCGACGCCGTCGTGCAACGCCCCGGGTTCACCCTGCGGGGCGGCACCAATGAGATTCTGCGTGGTGTGATTGCGCGGGGACTGGGGATGCGCTGA
- a CDS encoding aldolase, producing MTSTLGDSKHVLMQRALDGMATHIEESPLTTRQKLALTCRALFDAGHDSGLAGQITARAEQPGTYYTQRLGLGFDEITDENLLLVDEDLNVLDGNGMANPANRFHTWIYRARPDVQCIVHTHPFHVAALSMLEIPLQVSQMDIAPLYDDCAFLADWPGVPVGNEEGEIISAALGDKKAILLAHHGHVIAGASIEESCSLAMLIERAAKLQLAAMAAGTIAELPPRLAREAHDWTLRPKRSQANFAYYARRALVRHPDAIAS from the coding sequence ATGACAAGCACGCTTGGTGATTCGAAACATGTCCTGATGCAGCGCGCGCTGGACGGGATGGCAACCCACATCGAGGAATCGCCCCTGACGACGCGGCAGAAACTGGCGCTGACCTGCCGGGCGTTGTTCGACGCGGGACATGACTCGGGGCTTGCCGGCCAGATCACCGCGCGGGCCGAGCAGCCGGGCACGTACTACACGCAGCGGCTGGGCCTCGGGTTCGACGAGATAACGGACGAGAACCTGCTACTCGTCGACGAAGACCTCAACGTACTCGACGGGAACGGAATGGCCAACCCTGCCAACAGGTTCCACACCTGGATCTACCGGGCGCGGCCCGACGTGCAGTGCATTGTGCACACGCACCCGTTCCATGTGGCAGCGCTTTCCATGCTGGAAATTCCATTACAGGTGTCGCAGATGGACATCGCCCCCTTGTACGACGACTGCGCGTTCCTGGCGGACTGGCCCGGAGTCCCCGTCGGCAACGAAGAAGGCGAGATCATCAGTGCGGCGCTCGGTGACAAGAAGGCCATCCTGCTGGCTCACCACGGGCATGTGATCGCAGGCGCCAGCATCGAGGAATCGTGCTCACTGGCGATGCTGATCGAACGTGCCGCCAAACTGCAACTCGCGGCAATGGCAGCCGGCACCATCGCCGAGCTGCCGCCCCGGCTGGCACGTGAGGCACATGACTGGACGTTGCGTCCCAAACGCAGCCAGGCCAACTTCGCCTATTACGCGCGGCGCGCACTCGTCCGCCACCCCGACGCCATCGCCAGCTGA
- a CDS encoding helix-turn-helix domain-containing protein produces MSGLLRAVRQQRGMTLEELAEATGLTKSYLSKVERQRSTPSIAVAMKVAQALEVDVAQLFSEDPAVTTLTVDRAGERPASRYHAVATAMLGKSMSPFIVRPTLKFADHPHPEHAGQELVFVHAGTVEVRYQDELITLQAGDCAYFDASLPHQLRQRGSERSEVLVVTHHHPRR; encoded by the coding sequence ATGAGCGGCCTGTTGCGTGCTGTGCGTCAGCAGAGGGGAATGACGCTCGAAGAACTCGCCGAAGCGACTGGTCTGACCAAGAGCTACCTGTCGAAGGTCGAACGGCAGCGCTCGACGCCGTCGATCGCCGTGGCGATGAAGGTGGCGCAGGCGCTTGAAGTGGATGTGGCGCAGCTGTTTTCCGAAGATCCAGCGGTGACGACTTTGACGGTCGACCGTGCCGGCGAGCGGCCGGCCAGTCGCTATCACGCAGTGGCGACCGCCATGCTCGGAAAGTCGATGTCGCCGTTCATCGTTCGTCCCACGCTCAAGTTCGCCGACCATCCGCATCCCGAACATGCGGGGCAGGAACTGGTGTTCGTCCATGCGGGCACCGTCGAAGTGCGCTACCAGGACGAGCTGATCACCCTGCAGGCCGGTGATTGTGCGTATTTCGACGCGTCACTACCGCATCAGCTGCGTCAGCGAGGGAGTGAACGTAGTGAGGTGCTCGTAGTGACGCACCATCACCCGCGCCGATGA